A single Garra rufa chromosome 9, GarRuf1.0, whole genome shotgun sequence DNA region contains:
- the il11a gene encoding interleukin-11 gives MGDITVMRYQDVWTLIAPHLCLTSPMIEECVCGRVGVCGDYTRLTISHPRDPHQGMQAERVVLGDSSSSLLLSLLLAQLHLLASAFPAHPRRIQTDFDKLTNQTRHLLKLTQDLLKDPVFATEIDHHRFKSLPAISSRVSDLSTLEFKPTLSQLYADLKSFEHHFEWLNKITRKQQHSSVPKLTDMISHIKGLIHSLQRQMTRAEAPRIPVPSPSLPPNPAFHWEVVQSSQELLQQFRLFCDWASRVFLTLKSRLPA, from the exons ATGGGGGATATTACAGTAATGAGGTACCAGGATGTCTGGACACTTATTGCTCCCCACCTGTGTCTCACTTCCCCCATGATCGAGGAGTGTGTGTGCGGACGTGTGGGAGTTTGTGG GGACTACACCAGACTCACCATCAGCCACCCAAGAGACCCCCATCAGGGCATGCAGGCAGAGAGAGTCG TGCTGGGTGACTCCTCCTCATCGCTGCTCCTGTCGCTGCTGTTGGCTCAACTACATCTGTTAGCATCTGCCTTCCCTGCCCACCCTCGGCGGATCCAGACTGACTTTGACAAGCTGACCAATCAGACCAGACACCTCCTGAAGCTGACTCAGGATCTACTG AAAGACCCGGTGTTTGCCACAGAGATTGATCACCACAGGTTCAAGTCTCTTCCGGCGATCAGCAGCAGAGTCAGTGACCTCAGCACTCTGGAG TTCAAGCCTACTCTTTCTCAGCTCTATGCGGACCTGAAGTCCTTCGAGCACCATTTTGAGTGGCTGAACAAAATAACACGCAAGCAGCAGCACAGCTCAGTGCCAAAGCTGACAGACATGATCTCCCACATTAAGGGCCTCATACACTCCTTACAGCGTCAG aTGACCCGAGCGGAGGCTCCCCGGATCCCTGTTCCCTCTCCGTCGCTCCCACCCAATCCCGCCTTTCACTGGGAGGTGGTTCAGTCCTCTCAGGAACTCCTCCAGCAGTTCAGGCTCTTCTGTGACTGGGCCTCACGAGTGTTCCTTACCCTTAAATCAAGATTACCAGCATGA